One Solanum lycopersicum chromosome 4, SLM_r2.1 DNA window includes the following coding sequences:
- the LOC101266932 gene encoding pentatricopeptide repeat-containing protein At3g26540, whose amino-acid sequence MGINAASVLNHIINGEPTTPCSSKGATSSQAKALTTTIINHLRLGRLGKAVSVLFSAPVPVHFALYAHLFRICASNKAIVEVRKVESHLVSFAPTPPVFLLNRAIEAYGKCGCLVDARELFDEMPQRDGGSWNAMVTAYSQNGYAGKALAVFSDMHKSGVFAAEVTFAGVLASCASTLALWLSRQVHALVLKYGFGGNVILGSSLVDVYGKCRRMGDARRMFDEIERPNAVTWNVIVRRNLEMGNGKESVFLFFKMICLNARPLTFTVSNALVACSSFRGFREGIQIHGLIIKINFEEDEVVSCSLIDVYAKCGDLVCARTIFDLLSTKNLIHWTSMVSGYAMSGKTRQAREIFDRMPERSVVSWNAMLAGYAHNSQWDEAMELINLMCNNMRDTDRVTVSLILNVSAGLSDLELGKQVHGYMYRHGFYSDLSVANALLDMYGKCGNLRKARAWFYEMSYFRDMVSWNALLSSYARHKMSEEALVIFWEMQQELTPSKFTFATLLAVCANIFACEQGKQIHGFLIRNGYDLDIVIRGALVDMYSKCRLLEYSLNVFIGTSVKDVVLWNSLMLGCYHNKQSEAILKLFELMKEDGVKPDSTTFQAVLLACISQGCVKLGRQYFNSLSQDYFIIPQLEHYESMIKLYGLHGFFDELEDFVEKMPFQPTAPMLGRVFDSSKEYNNTRLGKWAVRHLNFLKD is encoded by the coding sequence ATGGGTATAAACGCAGCTTCGGTCTTGAACCATATCATCAATGGCGAACCCACCACCCCTTGCAGCTCCAAAGGGGCAACATCTTCACAAGCGAAAGCCTTAACCACCACAATAATCAACCATCTTCGTTTGGGTCGACTTGGAAAAGCTGTCTCTGTTTTGTTCTCAGCTCCGGTTCCTGTCCATTTTGCTCTCTATGCTCATCTCTTCAGAATCTGTGCATCAAACAAGGCCATTGTTGAAGTCCGTAAAGTCGAGTCGCATTTGGTTAGTTTTGCACCAACCCCGCCTGTGTTCTTGCTTAATCGAGCGATTGAGGCTTATGGTAAATGCGGGTGTTTGGTTGATGCAAGAGAGCTGTTTGATGAAATGCCTCAAAGAGATGGTGGGTCTTGGAATGCTATGGTTACTGCTTATTCACAAAATGGGTATGCTGGGAAGGCGTTGGCTGTGTTTTCTGATATGCATAAGTCTGGGGTTTTTGCTGCTGAGGTTACTTTTGCGGGTGTTCTTGCTTCCTGTGCTTCTACCTTGGCGCTTTGGCTTTCTAGACAGGTGCATGCCCTTGTTTTGAAATATGGTTTTGGTGGTAATGTGATTTTAGGGAGTTCGCTTGTGGATGTGTATGGGAAGTGTAGGAGAATGGGGGATGCACGGAGAATGTTTGATGAAATTGAGAGGCCAAATGCCGTTACTTGGAATGTGATTGTTAGGAGGAATCTTGAGATGGGTAATGGAAAAGAGTCTGTTTTTctgtttttcaaaatgatttgtCTTAATGCGAGGCCGCTGACATTTACTGTCTCAAATGCTCTAGTTGCTTGTTCTAGTTTTAGAGGATTTCGTGAAGGAATTCAAATTCATGGATTAATTATCAAGATTAATTTTGAAGAGGACGAGGTGGTCTCGTGCTCTCTAATTGATGTGTATGCCAAATGTGGGGATTTAGTATGTGCTCGAACAATTTTTGACCTGCTATCCACTAAAAACTTGATTCATTGGACTTCTATGGTGTCAGGATATGCCATGAGCGGTAAAACCAGGCAAGCAAGGGAGATTTTTGATAGGATGCCTGAACGTAGTGTAGTTTCATGGAATGCAATGCTAGCAGGATATGCACATAATTCACAATGGGATGAAGCAATGGAGTTAATCAATTTAATGTGCAATAATATGAGGGACACTGATCGTGTGACTGTAAGTTTGATCCTGAATGTTTCTGCAGGGCTCTCAGATCTTGAATTGGGGAAGCAGGTTCATGGATACATGTATAGGCACGGTTTCTACTCCGACTTGAGTGTTGCGAATGCGCTTCTTGATATGTATGGGAAATGTGGGAACTTGAGAAAGGCTAGAGCATGGTTTTACGAAATGAGTTATTTCCGAGATATGGTTTCTTGGAATGCTTTGTTGAGTAGCTATGCTCGTCATAAGATGAGTGAAGAAGCTTTAGTAATTTTCTGGGAAATGCAACAAGAGTTGACACCTAGTAAATTCACTTTCGCTACTCTCTTGGCAGTTTGTGCAAATATTTTTGCTTGTGAACAAGGTAAACAAATCCATGGGTTTTTGATTAGAAATGGTTATGATTTGGACATCGTTATCAGAGGAGCTTTGGTTGATATGTATTCCAAATGTCGTTTACTTGAGTATTCACTGAATGTTTTCATTGGGACTTCTGTGAAAGATGTTGTTCTCTGGAATTCGCTGATGCTTGGATGTTATCATAACAAACAAAGTGAAGCAATATTAAAATTGTTTGAGTTGATGAAGGAGGATGGAGTGAAGCCAGATAGTACAACCTTCCAAGCTGTACTGCTTGCATGTATTTCTCAGGGTTGTGTGAAATTGGGTAGACAGTATTTCAATTCACTGAGTcaagattattttattatacCACAATTGGAGCATTACGAATCCATGATAAAGCTATATGGTCTGCATGGATTCTTTGATGAGCTTGAAGATTTTGTTGAGAAGATGCCATTTCAACCCACAGCCCCTATGTTAGGAAGAGTTTTTGACTCTTCCAAAGAATACAATAACACAAGGTTAGGAAAATGGGCTGTCAGACATCTTAATTTTCTGAAGGACTGA